The Leucoraja erinacea ecotype New England chromosome 8, Leri_hhj_1, whole genome shotgun sequence nucleotide sequence GTTTTTAATACTTCTGCAGTGTGCAGTTGCATCATAATTCTGTAAATGCATTCATGAACTCTGGTTCACCAATATAAATATGTAAGTCCCAAAGTTTAAAAGATTTTTCTCCAAACATGGTCTCACTCAGATGAAGCTAAGATCAGAGAAAAAAAAGTGTGGTGGTCAGTCTACCTTAAAGAATGAGCCTCCATTTCTTTTTGGCAATTGATTTAACAGTTGAAATTCTTTAGCTTCTGCAGTTTAAATAAACTGGCCAAAAAGCTTGATTTTTACTCTCATCTTGGCTTTGGGATTCAAAGTAGAAGCAGGATTGCACAAGTTTGGGTCTAGCAATAACCTTGTTATAATTGGTCAGTCTTTCATAGGAATTACTTTTAGGAATGTAGGAAATGTGCAATCATTCATTCCCTCAGCAGATTATTCTCTGGAATCATTGCTGACCTGGATTACAATCTTATTTACTCacgtcagttcagtttagtttattgtcacgtgtagcgaggtacagtgaaaagctctcgtGCTCCAAATAACGCAAAATCTGTACCAGAGACCTTCTTCTTcttacgtatggcgtgcacaacctaaagttggacaacttgttctatttgatcttatttgattgtgcacgccgggttgattgcgttcgttgaaacagggcggaccacgtgaaggttgcaatctcccacccccaccagaGACCTTAATCCTAATCATTAAAGGATTACAATTTCAGCAACAATAATGGGTTTGGTTAAGGAGGGAAATATTGTGTAAATCTCTAGGCAACAAACAATGTATAATGAATAATTGTGCATGTAAAATCAATTTGTCACTCATGGTGTACACCTGGAAATTCAAGAGAAGGAGATAACTATAGATTAAGAAGATTTGGCTATCTTAATTCATCTTTCTGAAATTACTCCAATACTTCCCAGGTATCCCCAAATTTCAAAAGATTTTCTCCACACATGAACGATTTAAGGTTTCGCCTTTGTTCTGTTTCTGAATCCAGTCTTTGAATGAGAATTTCCTGACATCAATCCTAAATTTATCCTTATTAATTTGGCCGTGTGGCtttcctctcacatttcaaagccgtaagggtttgtaggttaattggcctccgtttAAAAAGATTGTGCGGGGAGAGGATGTGAATGTGGaacaaaatagaactagtgtgaacaggtgatcaatggtcggtgtggtctcaatgggccaaagggcctgtttccatgctgtatttctctaaaaaataaAAGAGCCTCTTCTTTATAATATAACTAATGATATTAAGGAATTGTACTTGTCAAATGTAGCATTTGAAATTCTACTGTTGCCATTAACAAGAATCTCATATTAAGAGACAGCTCTACACTGAATTGATTGGACTCCAACAATGTTGGATTGACCCCTCTGGACTTAATAATTCATTAATTTCAAAAGGGATGCTCGAGTCACAGGATTACTTAATGGAGAGGCAATGTATCATCTTTCATTCAGTGCGACAAAAATAGCCAGAGGAAATGACTCATTCAAATCTCTTAGGTTAAGGCAGTAATAAAGTAAAACAATAGGAAGAAAAAGTAGCAATTATTATTCAGAGAGATGTTTAATGATCATAACTATGCTGAAATGTCAATCTTGTTATGTGGCCTTTAATACAACAGAAATAATTGCGCTCATTGAATTGTACGCATTGAATCGTGAATAGtgcaagacctggatagagtggtcgAATAGTGAtaggactggatagagtggagaggatgttttcactagtgggaggtctaggatcagaggccataatctcagaataaaaggaaggtagataaaaatgctggagaaactcagcgggtgaggcagcatcaatggagcaaaggaataggtgacgtttcgggtcgagaccttcgatttttccagcatctgcagttccttcttaaacattcagaataaaaggacgtatctttagaaaggagatgagtaggaatttcaatctgtggaattcattgccacagaaggttgtgtatgccaagtcagtggatatatttaaggtggagattgatagattcttcattattaagggtgtcaggggttatggggggaaggcaggagaatggtgttgaaaaggaaagagatcagccataattgaacagcagagtagtctcaatgggccgaatggcctaattctgctcctatgacatgaacttatgacgaCATGCCATTAGTGACATTTTAAGCGTGCTCTTTTCCCTGCGACGAATAAGTCAATAGGACGTGTAATTGGAAAATAGTATTGTATGTACATTCGAATATTTTATTGACTTTGGAATTGTTCCATAGCAGCAAATACTTTATTAATTctcaattgtaaggggaaaagGATAAAATAAATAGTGAAGAGATCTCTAACCACATGTTACTGCCTTTGATTAATTTCTACAGAATCCTCTTGCAAAGGAATCTCAAATTTTCTAACAACGTCCAAGATAGCATACTTCAAACGGAAATATGTGGAAGATGAAGATCTTCACCCACCTGCTCACAGTTGCTGCCAAAAAGTAGGTCGAAAGAATTTATTAGAACTCTTTTACAACTTAATGACTACTTTCTGTTATATTTGGTGCAGTTTTGTATCGACACAAAATAGAAGAAGGAGATATACTCCACACACGCAATATCTGGTCAGTTTAGCAATGTTCATTACATCTCCACAGTTCTCCAGTGCTTTAGGAAGTTATTGATTTGAAAAATGATTAAGCATGAGAATCCTAGATAAAAACGGGGATTAAAGAGTTACTTTGCACATCTTCCAAAGCCTGTACAAAACATACAGGATCTTTGTTTAGTAAGGCCAGTGACTGAACAAAGAAAACTATAAAGATATGGGATATGTTAGTGATAAATCGCATGAAGAAGAAAATAATCATGCATATTAATTGACTTGTCCTCTTTTCCACATTCTTCACATTGCAGGAACACTCTGTAGTTTATAGGATTGAGTTTGTGAATGGTTGAGGTTTAATGTACATACATGAACTCAATTATAATTATATCAGATAGCAATGGGACCAAGCTTGTGGAATAAAAATAGAAATATGAACAACAGTAAATCAAGAATGTTCATAGTTAGCCAAagataataggtgtaggagtaggccattcggcccttcgagccagcaccgccattcaatgtgatcattcaattcaattcaattgccatttattgtcattcaaacaagtgAGGTTTGAATGGTATTTCGttcgttcatggctgatcatccacaatcagtaccttgttcctgccttctccccatgtcccctgactccgctatctttaagggtcgTCTTATTAAAGAGAATCATATGGCTTTATTATTTGATGACTTACTTTTTTCCTTTGGTTTAGTCACGGACATTGGTCGCTCCTGAGGATCGTACCCACATACTTCGTTTATCATTGGAAAAATTAAGACTTATTGAAGATCCCGAAGTATTTTTGCGTCGATCAGTATTGATCAACAACTTACTGAAGCGGATCCGAGGGGAGATGCAGAATGACTGGTATTTGTCTGCCTGCTCTTTTGGGGAGACGAGGCCTAATAATTGGTTTGGATCGCAAGACTCTACCTGCAGGAAGCGGCTGCGGATTGCCAAGGAATATGAGAGCAGCCTGCATGATTGCTGTTTTTACCAGGAACGTGGCAACCAGTATTCAGTGATACCTTTCTCAGTTTATAATGGGGAGAGAGTTGCCTCCACTCTGCCAAGTTGCTCTCGCCAGGGCATGGGCTGCCCTGACGTTTACGGAATACACAGCACGCATCCCAGAATTGAACTGGCAACCAGTGCATTGTCTGACATttatgagaacattgaaaaaaatGGTGATAAGGAAATCCATAAGGAAGATGAACATCAAAAGGAAAGCAACACAGAGAAACATACCTCCTGCGAAAGGGGCCCCCCTCGTGTGTGCAGTGATAAGGAGGTTGATTGCACAGCGACAGGCTTCAGAAATGATGGAATTGTTTCTCCTGAATCTGGGTTAGATTCCAGCATATTAAAGCAATATGTAGGCGATCACAAACTTTGTTGTGTAGAGGAAGCAAAATTAGAAGCAGCTTGTTTTGCAATGGCCACAACCAACAGTTTAACAAGCATAGCTAAGAGCACATGCAGAGTTAGTGACACTTATTAGCAGGAACGCCCATTACAGAAACTGATGTTGAATCTTTACCATCATGCTGATGCACTTTATACCATTCTTGAAACTAGATCCTGAAGAAAAAATATGTAGGAAAGGAAATAAACCAGCACATTGTGGTTTGGTTTTCTTATACTTACCATTATAGCAGGTTAAGGTTTTATGTTATAGACAGTGGTTTATACAGAGAAAAACTTGAGTGTGATCGAAGGTGCCTTAAATTTGTTACCACAGTGTTAAAGTTTGCAGGACTATACGAATCATCTGTTGGGGGTTAGCTGTAGGAGATTTTATAATATTTTCTTATATTTTGACTTGCCACAGAACATCAGCTCTAACACATAGAAAGCGAGAatttttgtttgttattttaaATTTACCATTTTGAACAGATAATGTGTATAATTTCAGCCTGTTCTCCGTGTAATATTCTTGAATAAGCCAACAGTGTGTTCCATGAGCAAACATCCAGCTGCTTGAGCATTTCCATAGCAACAGTTAGACGGCTGCAGAAAATTAAATTTGTGCTGTACAGTCTGTGAATTGGTGGCTGACATAATTCCTCCATTTATTTTTGAAGAATTGCAATGCTTTACTTAacctttaaactaaaaaaaaaaaacatttcttcaAGCTTCTTTCCTGCTTTTTGCTGAAAATCCAAAATCATTTTATCGACATAATCATCAGCAAACACCATAGAATGAAATCTTGTTCGTAGGGACTGCTCAGTTGTAACTGGATTTTAAAACTTTTGGAGCCATATTAGCTCAAATGAGGAATGGAAAATGCTCTCCATAAAACCAATTGCATTTGGAGTGATCAAGTCCTTTACATTAAGGCATTTGCTTTTTTGTTGTGATTGTGGCCGGTATTTATGTTTCCAATGCAATTGTATATGCttttataaaaatcaaaaaataataatcGGGGTCCTTTTCCACGTGATATGGTAAATTGGTTCATACAAGTGTTTTACAGTAAAATGTGATTTACATGTAAGATATTTATTAAACAGTAGAACATTTTACACAGGAGTAGTTCAATATTAATTTTCCTCAGAATACGTGGAAACAAATTGGTTCCAAGTGGGAATAGAAATGATTAAATACATTAAATCAAGTTTtctcctgtccaagtgtatttggaaataaaataaggctttagaaataaaaataactaGCTTG carries:
- the sertad4 gene encoding LOW QUALITY PROTEIN: SERTA domain-containing protein 4 (The sequence of the model RefSeq protein was modified relative to this genomic sequence to represent the inferred CDS: inserted 1 base in 1 codon) — encoded protein: MMWGQGVWRLLLSLTQSKLTDGGNYKRKTQNAGVTQXGDVSGRDPSSYRGIHFHSNSAIKYATESSCKGISNFLTTSKIAYFKRKYVEDEDLHPPAHSCCQKSRTLVAPEDRTHILRLSLEKLRLIEDPEVFLRRSVLINNLLKRIRGEMQNDWYLSACSFGETRPNNWFGSQDSTCRKRLRIAKEYESSLHDCCFYQERGNQYSVIPFSVYNGERVASTLPSCSRQGMGCPDVYGIHSTHPRIELATSALSDIYENIEKNGDKEIHKEDEHQKESNTEKHTSCERGPPRVCSDKEVDCTATGFRNDGIVSPESGLDSSILKQYVGDHKLCCVEEAKLEAACFAMATTNSLTSIAKSTCRVSDTY